In a genomic window of Suricata suricatta isolate VVHF042 chromosome 12, meerkat_22Aug2017_6uvM2_HiC, whole genome shotgun sequence:
- the SSBP4 gene encoding single-stranded DNA-binding protein 4 isoform X2, producing MGVQGHLEEEDLRASSRLALYVYEYLLHVGAQKSAQTFLSEIRWEKNITLGEPPGFLHSWWCVFWDLYCAAPDRREACEHSNEAKAFQDYGSVAAPSPVMGSMAPNDAMAAGPMAPGFFQPFMSPRFPGGPRPTLRMPSQPPVGLPGSQPLLPGATEPSPRAQGHPSMGPMQRVTPPRGMASVGAQSYGGGMRPPPNSLSGPGLPTMNMGPGVRGPWASPSGNSIPYSSSSPGSYTGPPGGGGPPGTPIMPSPGDSTNSSENMYTIMNPIGPGAGRANFPLGPGPEGPMAAMSAMEPHHVNGSLGSGDMDGLPKSSPGAVAGLSNAPGTPRDDGEMAAAGTFLHPFPSESYSPGMTMSV from the exons ATGGGGGTCCAGGGACACCTGGAAGAGGAAGACCTCAGGGCCTCCAGCAG GTTGGCACTGTATGTATACGAGTACCTGTTGCACGTTGGTGCCCAGAAGTCAGCCCAGACCTTTCTGTCCGAG ATCCGATGGGAGAAGAACATTACGCTGGGGGAGCCCCCAGGGTTCCTGCATTCCTGGTGGTG CGTGTTCTGGGACTTGTACTGTGCAGCACCTGACCGCAGAGAGGCGTGTGAGCACTCAAATGAGGCCAAGGCCTTCCAGGACTAC ggctCTGTAGCGGCCCCTAGTCCAGTGATGGGGAGCATGGCCCCCAACGACGCAATGGCAGCAGGCCCCATGGCACCCGGCTTCTTCCAG CCCTTCATGTCACCGCGGTTCCCAGGGGGCCCCCGGCCCACCCTGCGGATGCCGAGTCAG CCTCCGGTGGGCCTCCccggctcccagcccctcctccctggagCCACGGAACCCTCCCCTCGAGCTCAGG GGCATCCGAGCATGGGCCCGATGCAGAGGGTGACACCTCCACGAGGCATGGCCAGCGTTGGAGCCCAG AGCTATGGAGGTGGCATGCGGCCCCCACCCAACTCCCTCAGCGGCCCAGGCCTGCCCACCATGAACAT GGGCCCTGGAGTGCGGGGCCCGTGGGCCAGCCCCAGCGGAAACTCG ATCCCCTATTCCTCGTCCTCCCCCGGCAGCTACACG GGACCCCCAGGAGGAGGCGGGCCCCCAGGAACACCCATCATGCCCAGCCCTGGAG ACTCCACCAACTCCAGTGAGAACATGTACACGATCATGAACCCCATTGGGCCGGGCGCTGGCAGGGCTAAT TTCCCGCTCGGCCCTGGTCCGGAGGGCCCCATGGCGGCCATGAGTGCAATGGAGCCTCATCACGTGAACGGATCCCTGG GCTCGGGCGATATGGACGGGTTGCCGAAG AGCTCCCCCGGCGCCGTGGCCGGCCTGAGCAACGCCCCGGGCACCCCGCGGGACGACGGCGAGATGGCGGCCGCCGGGACCTTCCTGCACCCGTTCCCGAGCGAAAGC TACTCGCCCGGGATGACCATGAGCGTGTGA
- the SSBP4 gene encoding single-stranded DNA-binding protein 4 isoform X1 — MGVQGHLEEEDLRASSRLALYVYEYLLHVGAQKSAQTFLSEIRWEKNITLGEPPGFLHSWWCVFWDLYCAAPDRREACEHSNEAKAFQDYGSVAAPSPVMGSMAPNDAMAAGPMAPGFFQGPPGSQQPPHNPNAPMMGPHVQPFMSPRFPGGPRPTLRMPSQPPVGLPGSQPLLPGATEPSPRAQGHPSMGPMQRVTPPRGMASVGAQSYGGGMRPPPNSLSGPGLPTMNMGPGVRGPWASPSGNSIPYSSSSPGSYTGPPGGGGPPGTPIMPSPGDSTNSSENMYTIMNPIGPGAGRANFPLGPGPEGPMAAMSAMEPHHVNGSLGSGDMDGLPKSSPGAVAGLSNAPGTPRDDGEMAAAGTFLHPFPSESYSPGMTMSV; from the exons ATGGGGGTCCAGGGACACCTGGAAGAGGAAGACCTCAGGGCCTCCAGCAG GTTGGCACTGTATGTATACGAGTACCTGTTGCACGTTGGTGCCCAGAAGTCAGCCCAGACCTTTCTGTCCGAG ATCCGATGGGAGAAGAACATTACGCTGGGGGAGCCCCCAGGGTTCCTGCATTCCTGGTGGTG CGTGTTCTGGGACTTGTACTGTGCAGCACCTGACCGCAGAGAGGCGTGTGAGCACTCAAATGAGGCCAAGGCCTTCCAGGACTAC ggctCTGTAGCGGCCCCTAGTCCAGTGATGGGGAGCATGGCCCCCAACGACGCAATGGCAGCAGGCCCCATGGCACCCGGCTTCTTCCAG GGCCCCCCCGGCTCCCAGCAGCCCCCCCACAACCCCAACGCCCCCATGATGGGGCCTCATGTTCAG CCCTTCATGTCACCGCGGTTCCCAGGGGGCCCCCGGCCCACCCTGCGGATGCCGAGTCAG CCTCCGGTGGGCCTCCccggctcccagcccctcctccctggagCCACGGAACCCTCCCCTCGAGCTCAGG GGCATCCGAGCATGGGCCCGATGCAGAGGGTGACACCTCCACGAGGCATGGCCAGCGTTGGAGCCCAG AGCTATGGAGGTGGCATGCGGCCCCCACCCAACTCCCTCAGCGGCCCAGGCCTGCCCACCATGAACAT GGGCCCTGGAGTGCGGGGCCCGTGGGCCAGCCCCAGCGGAAACTCG ATCCCCTATTCCTCGTCCTCCCCCGGCAGCTACACG GGACCCCCAGGAGGAGGCGGGCCCCCAGGAACACCCATCATGCCCAGCCCTGGAG ACTCCACCAACTCCAGTGAGAACATGTACACGATCATGAACCCCATTGGGCCGGGCGCTGGCAGGGCTAAT TTCCCGCTCGGCCCTGGTCCGGAGGGCCCCATGGCGGCCATGAGTGCAATGGAGCCTCATCACGTGAACGGATCCCTGG GCTCGGGCGATATGGACGGGTTGCCGAAG AGCTCCCCCGGCGCCGTGGCCGGCCTGAGCAACGCCCCGGGCACCCCGCGGGACGACGGCGAGATGGCGGCCGCCGGGACCTTCCTGCACCCGTTCCCGAGCGAAAGC TACTCGCCCGGGATGACCATGAGCGTGTGA
- the ISYNA1 gene encoding inositol-3-phosphate synthase 1 isoform X1: MEATAEFVVESPDVVYGPDAIEAQYEYRTTCVSREGGVLKVYPTSTRFTFRTIRQVPRLGVMLVGWGGNNGSTLTAAVLANRLRLSWPTRTGRKEANYYGSLTQAGTVSLGLDAEGQEVFVPFSALLPMVAPDDLVFDGWDISSVNLAEAMRRAQVLDWGLQEQLWPHMESLRPRPSVYIPEFIAANQSARADNLILGTRAQQLEQIRRDIRDFRSSAGLDKVVVLWTANTERFCEVVPGLNDTAENLLRTIQLGLEVSPSTLFAVASILEGCAFLNGSPQNTLVPGALELAQQRRVFVGGDDFKSGQTKVKSVLVDFLIGSGLKTMSIVSYNHLGNNDGQNLSAPPQFRSKEVSKSSVVDDMVQSNPVLYAPGQEPNHCVVIKYVPYVGDSKRALDEYTSELMLGGTNTLVLHNTCEDSLLAAPIMLDLVLLTELCQRVSFCTDADPEPQGFHSVLSLLSFLFKAPLVPPGSPVVNALFRQRSCIENILRACVGLPPQNHMLLEHKMERPGLKLVSACPVPCKGPAPAATNSCTGDANGHSQVEAPQMPTT; this comes from the exons ATGGAGGCCACAGCCGAGTTCGTGGTCGAAAGCCCCGACGTGGTCTACGGCCCCGACGCCATTGAGGCGCAGTACGAGTACCGGACAACGTGCGTCAGCCGCGAGGGCGGGGTCCTCAAG GTATACCCCACGTCCACGCGCTTCACCTTCCGGACCATCCGGCAGGTGCCCCGGCTCGGGGTCATGCTCGTCGGCTGGGGCGGGAACAACGGCTCCACGCTCACCGCTGCAGTGCTGGCCAACCGGCTGCGCCTGTCCTGGCCCACGCGCACTGGCCGCAAG GAGGCCAACTACTACGGCTCGCTGACGCAGGCCGGCACCGTTAGCCTGGGCTTGGACGCCGAGGGCCAGGAGGTGTTCGTGCCCTTCAGCGCACTGCTGCCTATGGTGGCTCCCGACGACCTCGTGTTCGACG GCTGGGACATATCGTCCGTGAACTTGGCTGAGGCGATGCGGCGCGCGCAGGTGTTGGATTGGGGACTGCAGGAGCAGCTGTGGCCGCACATGGAGTCCCTCCGCCCGCGACCCTCTGTCTACATCCCCGAGTTTATCGCAGCTAACCAGAGTGCGCGTGCGGACAACCTCATACTTGGCACACGCGCGCAGCAG tTGGAGCAGATCCGTAGGGACATCCGTGACTTCCGGTCCAGTGCTGGGCTAGACAAAGTCGTGGTACTGTGGACAGCGAACACGGAGCGCTTCTGCGAAGTGGTCCCAGGCCTAAATGACACTGCCGAGAACCTGCTGCGTACCATCCAG CTGGGCCTGGAGGTGTCACCCTCCACTCTCTTCGCTGTGGCCAGCATCCTGGAGGGCTGTGCCTTCCTCAATGGGTCCCCGCAGAACACGCTGGTACCCGGGGCCCTCGAGCTTGCACAGCAGCGACGTGTCTTCGTGGGTGGAGACGACTTCAAGTCAGGACAGACCAAGGTCAAGTCCGTACTGGTGGACTTCCTTATTGGCTCTGGCCTCAAG ACCATGTCCATCGTGAGCTACAACCACCTGGGCAACAACGACGGGCAGAACCTGTCAGCACCGCCGCAGTTCCGATCCAAGGAGGTGTCCAAGAGCAGCGTGGTAGACGACATGGTGCAGAGCAACCCTGTGCTCTACGCGCCTGGCCAGGAGCCCAACCACTGC GTGGTCATCAAGTATGTGCCGTACGTGGGCGACAGCAAGCGTGCATTGGATGAGTACACGTCGGAGCTGATGCTGGGCGGTACCAACACACTGGTGCTGCACAACACGTGCGAG GACTCGCTTCTGGCCGCGCCCATCATGCTGGACCTGGTGCTGCTGACCGAGCTGTGCCAGCGCGTGAGCTTCTGCACCGACGCAGACCCCGAGCCGCAGGGCTTCCACTCGGTGCTGTCGCTGCTCAGCTTCCTCTTCAAGGCGCCGCTAGTTCCACCGGGCAGCCCGGTGGTCAACGCGCTCTTCCGCCAGCGCAGCTGCATCGAGAATATCCTCAG GGCCTGTGTGGGGCTCCCGCCCCAGAACCACATGCTTCTGGAGCACAAGATGGAGCGGCCAGGTCTCAAGCTAGTCTCTGCCTGCCCCGTGCCTTGCAAGGGACCAGCGCCAGCTGCAACCAACAGCTGTACGGGTGATGCCAACGGGCACTCGCAGGTTGAGGCACCCCAGATGCCCACCACCTAA
- the SSBP4 gene encoding single-stranded DNA-binding protein 4 isoform X3 — translation MGVQGHLEEEDLRASSRLALYVYEYLLHVGAQKSAQTFLSEIRWEKNITLGEPPGFLHSWWCVFWDLYCAAPDRREACEHSNEAKAFQDYGSVAAPSPVMGSMAPNDAMAAGPMAPGFFQPPVGLPGSQPLLPGATEPSPRAQGHPSMGPMQRVTPPRGMASVGAQSYGGGMRPPPNSLSGPGLPTMNMGPGVRGPWASPSGNSIPYSSSSPGSYTGPPGGGGPPGTPIMPSPGDSTNSSENMYTIMNPIGPGAGRANFPLGPGPEGPMAAMSAMEPHHVNGSLGSGDMDGLPKSSPGAVAGLSNAPGTPRDDGEMAAAGTFLHPFPSESYSPGMTMSV, via the exons ATGGGGGTCCAGGGACACCTGGAAGAGGAAGACCTCAGGGCCTCCAGCAG GTTGGCACTGTATGTATACGAGTACCTGTTGCACGTTGGTGCCCAGAAGTCAGCCCAGACCTTTCTGTCCGAG ATCCGATGGGAGAAGAACATTACGCTGGGGGAGCCCCCAGGGTTCCTGCATTCCTGGTGGTG CGTGTTCTGGGACTTGTACTGTGCAGCACCTGACCGCAGAGAGGCGTGTGAGCACTCAAATGAGGCCAAGGCCTTCCAGGACTAC ggctCTGTAGCGGCCCCTAGTCCAGTGATGGGGAGCATGGCCCCCAACGACGCAATGGCAGCAGGCCCCATGGCACCCGGCTTCTTCCAG CCTCCGGTGGGCCTCCccggctcccagcccctcctccctggagCCACGGAACCCTCCCCTCGAGCTCAGG GGCATCCGAGCATGGGCCCGATGCAGAGGGTGACACCTCCACGAGGCATGGCCAGCGTTGGAGCCCAG AGCTATGGAGGTGGCATGCGGCCCCCACCCAACTCCCTCAGCGGCCCAGGCCTGCCCACCATGAACAT GGGCCCTGGAGTGCGGGGCCCGTGGGCCAGCCCCAGCGGAAACTCG ATCCCCTATTCCTCGTCCTCCCCCGGCAGCTACACG GGACCCCCAGGAGGAGGCGGGCCCCCAGGAACACCCATCATGCCCAGCCCTGGAG ACTCCACCAACTCCAGTGAGAACATGTACACGATCATGAACCCCATTGGGCCGGGCGCTGGCAGGGCTAAT TTCCCGCTCGGCCCTGGTCCGGAGGGCCCCATGGCGGCCATGAGTGCAATGGAGCCTCATCACGTGAACGGATCCCTGG GCTCGGGCGATATGGACGGGTTGCCGAAG AGCTCCCCCGGCGCCGTGGCCGGCCTGAGCAACGCCCCGGGCACCCCGCGGGACGACGGCGAGATGGCGGCCGCCGGGACCTTCCTGCACCCGTTCCCGAGCGAAAGC TACTCGCCCGGGATGACCATGAGCGTGTGA
- the ISYNA1 gene encoding inositol-3-phosphate synthase 1 isoform X2 has product MVAPDDLVFDGWDISSVNLAEAMRRAQVLDWGLQEQLWPHMESLRPRPSVYIPEFIAANQSARADNLILGTRAQQLEQIRRDIRDFRSSAGLDKVVVLWTANTERFCEVVPGLNDTAENLLRTIQLGLEVSPSTLFAVASILEGCAFLNGSPQNTLVPGALELAQQRRVFVGGDDFKSGQTKVKSVLVDFLIGSGLKTMSIVSYNHLGNNDGQNLSAPPQFRSKEVSKSSVVDDMVQSNPVLYAPGQEPNHCVVIKYVPYVGDSKRALDEYTSELMLGGTNTLVLHNTCEDSLLAAPIMLDLVLLTELCQRVSFCTDADPEPQGFHSVLSLLSFLFKAPLVPPGSPVVNALFRQRSCIENILRACVGLPPQNHMLLEHKMERPGLKLVSACPVPCKGPAPAATNSCTGDANGHSQVEAPQMPTT; this is encoded by the exons ATGGTGGCTCCCGACGACCTCGTGTTCGACG GCTGGGACATATCGTCCGTGAACTTGGCTGAGGCGATGCGGCGCGCGCAGGTGTTGGATTGGGGACTGCAGGAGCAGCTGTGGCCGCACATGGAGTCCCTCCGCCCGCGACCCTCTGTCTACATCCCCGAGTTTATCGCAGCTAACCAGAGTGCGCGTGCGGACAACCTCATACTTGGCACACGCGCGCAGCAG tTGGAGCAGATCCGTAGGGACATCCGTGACTTCCGGTCCAGTGCTGGGCTAGACAAAGTCGTGGTACTGTGGACAGCGAACACGGAGCGCTTCTGCGAAGTGGTCCCAGGCCTAAATGACACTGCCGAGAACCTGCTGCGTACCATCCAG CTGGGCCTGGAGGTGTCACCCTCCACTCTCTTCGCTGTGGCCAGCATCCTGGAGGGCTGTGCCTTCCTCAATGGGTCCCCGCAGAACACGCTGGTACCCGGGGCCCTCGAGCTTGCACAGCAGCGACGTGTCTTCGTGGGTGGAGACGACTTCAAGTCAGGACAGACCAAGGTCAAGTCCGTACTGGTGGACTTCCTTATTGGCTCTGGCCTCAAG ACCATGTCCATCGTGAGCTACAACCACCTGGGCAACAACGACGGGCAGAACCTGTCAGCACCGCCGCAGTTCCGATCCAAGGAGGTGTCCAAGAGCAGCGTGGTAGACGACATGGTGCAGAGCAACCCTGTGCTCTACGCGCCTGGCCAGGAGCCCAACCACTGC GTGGTCATCAAGTATGTGCCGTACGTGGGCGACAGCAAGCGTGCATTGGATGAGTACACGTCGGAGCTGATGCTGGGCGGTACCAACACACTGGTGCTGCACAACACGTGCGAG GACTCGCTTCTGGCCGCGCCCATCATGCTGGACCTGGTGCTGCTGACCGAGCTGTGCCAGCGCGTGAGCTTCTGCACCGACGCAGACCCCGAGCCGCAGGGCTTCCACTCGGTGCTGTCGCTGCTCAGCTTCCTCTTCAAGGCGCCGCTAGTTCCACCGGGCAGCCCGGTGGTCAACGCGCTCTTCCGCCAGCGCAGCTGCATCGAGAATATCCTCAG GGCCTGTGTGGGGCTCCCGCCCCAGAACCACATGCTTCTGGAGCACAAGATGGAGCGGCCAGGTCTCAAGCTAGTCTCTGCCTGCCCCGTGCCTTGCAAGGGACCAGCGCCAGCTGCAACCAACAGCTGTACGGGTGATGCCAACGGGCACTCGCAGGTTGAGGCACCCCAGATGCCCACCACCTAA